A window of the Hevea brasiliensis isolate MT/VB/25A 57/8 chromosome 6, ASM3005281v1, whole genome shotgun sequence genome harbors these coding sequences:
- the LOC110671169 gene encoding uncharacterized protein LOC110671169 isoform X3, whose protein sequence is MEQGEAIEQQPSLNWSESVEDLVTAGDTDGAISLLETVVSKLETLSRSETLDLQLASAFTELSKLYSTKHFSLKSDELLSRASVLKQLALQSRPSSSAEDVTKHLIEDVVSNSKSNAALSSSDSVIDGPCIKGHLEESFRLPDDASPCKGSSDDDWEAIADRAPNELLSPQGLPSVSNLSLKENKVKGPKRRGRGTFSYKEDKLYSDRQSYTSFSSDKEEDDSCKSKQQNLESIHCKYGTRHVLVLSDFPPSTRTIELEKLFQDFASRGFVIRWVNDTVALAVFQTPSIALEAQNHVQCPFAVRILDEDDILLGSIPARDRKKWSLG, encoded by the exons ATGGAACAAGGCGAAGCTATTGAACAACAACCCAGTCTAAACTGGAGCGAGTCAGTTGAAGATCTTGTGACAGCCGGGGACACAGACGGCGCAATCTCTCTCCTTGAAACGGTGGTTTCAAAACTTGAAACCCTGAGCCGATCTGAAACGCTTGATCTCCAATTGGCTTCTGCCTTTACTGAATTGTCCAAGCTCTATTCCACCAAGCACTTCTCTCTCAAATCGGACGAGCTTCTCTCTCGCGCTTCGGTCCTCAAACAACTCGCCCTTCAGTCTCGCCCTTCTAG CAGTGCGGAAGATGTGACGAAGCACTTGATCGAAGATGTGGTGTCAAATTCAAAGTCCAATGCCGCTTTATCTTCTAGTGATTCAGTTATTGATGGGCCTTGTATAAAAG GGCATCTTGAGGAATCGTTTAGACTGCCTGATGATGCTTCTCCTTGCAAAGGATCTTCAGATGATG ATTGGGAAGCTATCGCAGATCGTGCTCCCAATGAATTACTCTCCCCACAAGGCTTACCTAGTGTATCAAACCTTTCattgaaggaaaataaagttaaaggCCCCAAGCGACGTGGAAGGGGAACATTCTCATACAAAGAAGACAAACTTTATAGTGATCGGCAGTCTTATACGTCTTTTTCTAGTGACAAAGAGGAGGATGATTCATGCAAAAGTAAACAACAGAATCTAGAATCAATACATT GTAAATATGGCACACGCCATGTTCTTGTTCTATCTGACTTTCCACCAAGTACGAGGACAATAGAGCTTGAGAAGCTTTTCCAGGACTTTGCAAGTCGTGGATTTGTCATTCGCTGGGTAAATGATACAGTGGCCCTTGCAGTATTCCAAACACCATCCATTG CTCTTGAGGCCCAGAACCATGTTCAATGTCCATTTGCAGTGCGTATTCTTGATGAGGATGATATCCTTCTGGGTTCAATTCCTGCAAGAG